The Buchnera aphidicola (Nipponaphis monzeni) genome includes the window TTGAAAAGAAGATTGTATACTTAATATAGGTTTTATTTCGTTTTTTAAAAATAAATTATAAATGTGAGTGACAATTTGTATTATATTAACATTTTGAATACAAATTAATTTAATTAATGTAATTTTGTCGATATAGGTAATTCCTTTTACATGAAAGTTAGTGTCAGTTTTATTACTAATAATAGTTCCTTTTGATTGTAAGTTTAAAGTATTTTGTATGATACAAGGTATATTGTAATCTAAAATAGGACGTATAGTTTTAGGATGTAGAATTTTAGCTCCAAAACAAGATAATTTTAATGCTTCTTGGTAAGAGATATATTTTAGTAAATAAGGTTTAAGAATGATTTTAGGGTCACAGGTGTAAATTCCATCTACGTCAGTCCAAATTTCACAGCATACTGCATTTAAACAAGCTGATAGAATAGCTGCTGAATAATCAGACCCATTTCTTCCAAGTAATGTTAATTCTTTGTTGTAATTTCCAGCTATAAATCCTGGCATTAAAATTATATGATTTTTAGGTATATGCATTTTTTGGATGATTTTAGAAGATTGTTCAATATTTACATCTGAATCTAAATAGTTACTTCCAATAGCTATTAGTTTTTTAACTGGGTTAATAATAGAAGTATGATGTTTTCTAGATTGTAAAATTCCTTCCATAATAGCAATAGAAAATATTTCTCCTTTAGATATAATTATTGCTTTTATTTTATCAGGACATTTTTTTTTTGTATTAATTTTTTCTAATAATTTACTTATTGTTAAAAGTTCTTTGGTAACAAACGTTTTTAATTGTTTATAAGGAAACGTTTTTTGTTGTTCACAAATGTAGTATAAAATTGTATTTAAAATTGATTTAATTTTATCTAAATAATTTATATTAGTTATATTAGTATATTTTTCTAAAATAGATTTAGTTAAATAGTCAGTGATTTTTTCTGGAGCTGATAAAACAATTGAAATTTGTTCTATTTTTGCCTTTTCTTCAATAATACTTGCTACGATTAAAAATCGTTCGGCGTTTTTTAATGATGTTCCTCCGAATTTTAATATTCTCATAGTATAAAATATCCTTAGTGCATTTATAAAAAAATTAAATATTTTGTGTTTATGTTTTTGTATAAAAATACACAAAAACATTTATATATCAAATGTATCAACAATTGAATGTATAAGTTGTTTTTTTTTGATTAAATTAGTTTAAAAATTATTTTTATATAAGTTTATATATAAATTTGTATATTTAAATATTATTGAATAATAGAATGTTATATTGCTATTATTTTAGCATATATTCAATTACTTTTTTATTTTTTAGTGTTTTATAGTAAATTTAATTTATTTTTTTTAAATTGATTTTAAATTAATGTATTACATATTAATTATTAAACCAATTTGCTATTGTTGTATTTTTTTTAAATTGTTAAGTAGTATTTGTGTACTTATTATTTTTAGTGACTAGAAAATGTTAGATGTTAATAATAAATATTTAATTAACATTTTTTTTGTTCATTAATGTAAAGAGTGTATCTTTTTAAAGATATTACTTAATTTTTACTAAGTAAGTTATTTTTAATTATTTAATTTAACATTAATTAATGTTTAATAATTTTTAGAGAAATTTTAAAATATTATCAATTTTTTTAATTTTAAATACAATTTTTTTATTTTATTTAATAATTTTTTAGTTGTATTATAAAGTATTTTATAAGAAATTAAAGAATTACATGTAATTATTAACTATTAATAATGTATATTAAATATTAGTATATATAAGATATTTATAGTACAGTTCAATATTTAATATGTAATATTAGCAAAATTAGTAATAAATGTAATATTTTTTAAAAAACATTTTTTATGTTCATAAAAAATAATGTATTAATTTTTGTTAATTTTTATTAGTTGTTTTTTTTAAAAAAAAAATAAGAATATATTTAAAAAATATTAAATAATATTGTTAACAATAAAATTTCATAACATTATAATTATAATTATTTTTACATTAATATAGAGTTATTAAAAATTTTTAACAAAAAATAGTTTTTTTTAATAACTTTATATTAATTTTTTATAGGAAATTAAATTTTTTTATATATTATAATATGAATATGAGTTATTGTTTTTTTAAATAAACATTTAAAATATAAATATTTTTATATTACAGAAATATTTTATTATGTGAATGTGTAAATAAATTTGATTTCTTATTTGATACATATTTCCAAAATATAGTAATGTAATTTAATTTATTATAATTTTCAATATGTGATCTTATTTTAAATAGTTCAAATGCTTGAATTAATGTCCGATTTTTATTATTTTTAAATAGATGTTGAGAATAAAGTAAATGATTATTCATATGTAATTGAAATATCCATATTTTTTTTATTTTAGCGGAAATTTTTTTAGGAATATTTATAAAAAATACTTTGTTATTAAGTGTGATATTTATTGCTAATAAAAATGCATCTATGTAACGTATTTTTTTTTCATGTTTTATTTTTAAAGTAGTATATAGCTGTGTATACCATAAGATAGAAGAAAATAAAAGAGAAGAGTAAACTACTGATCTATTTTTTTTATAAAAAAAATCTATTATTTTTAACGTTTGAATTGTTATTTTTTCTGTTATTGACTGTAATTTTTTGTTTATACTTAATGAATTAGATGATATTAATGATTGAATTAAAGAAAACTGTTTTAATTTTTTATAAGTATTGTAACCATGTCCAGTTTGTAACAATTTTACAGATTCATCAAATAATCTTGCTGATGGTATATGGGTTAATAAATTAGCTAATTTTGGTATTTTACGAGCTGTTTCTTTTTCTATACGCATATTCAATTGTACAGAAAATCTAATTACTCGTAACATTCTTACAGGGTCTTCACGATATTTTAATTCTGGATTACCGATTAATCTAACAATTTTTTGTTTAATATCATTAATTCCTCCAACATAATCACGTATACAAAAATCCTTCATACTATAATATAAGGTATTAATAGTTAAATCTCTTCTTTGAGCATCTTCTTCTATTTTTCCAAAGATGTTATCAGTCAAGAGCAAACCATTTTTATTTTTTTTAAAATTTTTATATTTAGTATGTATACTACTATTTCTGTGGTTTCCTCTAAATGTTGATACTTCAATAATTTCATTATAAAAGATAATATGTATTATTTTAAATCTACGTCCTATAACTCTAGAATTTCTAAATAATTTTTTTAGTTCTTGAGGAGTAGCATTAGTTGTAATATCAAAATCTTTAGGTTGACAACCTATTATAAGATCTCTAATACAACCTCCAACTAAATAAGCTTCATATCCTAATTTGCTGAGTCTGTTTAATATTTTTAAAGCATTTTTGCTAATATTTTTTCTGGATATATTGTGATTATTACGAGTAATCAGCATCATAAAATAAATTTCTTTATTATAATTAAATTATAAATAGATATTTTATTATCTATGTGCTTATTTTATATATAAAAATATTTTAATAGTATTTAAAAGTTATTTTTTTATTATGATTTAATAATAACATAAACACATTTTAATAGTTATATAAAACTGTATGTAACAATTTTTTCTTCTATGATCATATTGTTGTATTTTATATAAGTAATATTTTTATAATTGATATTTTGTAAATAAAAAATTAATTATCTACGCATTAATGTACATAGTATGTATTATTATTATTTATAATGTTTTTTTTAAATGATTTTTTTATCATAACATATTATGTTTTAATTAATATGTCATTTGTTTTGCTCGTATTTCAGATAAAGTTTTACAATCTATGCATAAATTTGCAGTTGGTCGAGCTTCTAATCGTTTAATTCCAATTTCAATTCCACATGTTGTGCAATATCCAAAATTATTTTTTTTAATTTTATTTAAAGTTTGTTCAATT containing:
- the pcnB gene encoding polynucleotide adenylyltransferase PcnB, which codes for MMLITRNNHNISRKNISKNALKILNRLSKLGYEAYLVGGCIRDLIIGCQPKDFDITTNATPQELKKLFRNSRVIGRRFKIIHIIFYNEIIEVSTFRGNHRNSSIHTKYKNFKKNKNGLLLTDNIFGKIEEDAQRRDLTINTLYYSMKDFCIRDYVGGINDIKQKIVRLIGNPELKYREDPVRMLRVIRFSVQLNMRIEKETARKIPKLANLLTHIPSARLFDESVKLLQTGHGYNTYKKLKQFSLIQSLISSNSLSINKKLQSITEKITIQTLKIIDFFYKKNRSVVYSSLLFSSILWYTQLYTTLKIKHEKKIRYIDAFLLAINITLNNKVFFINIPKKISAKIKKIWIFQLHMNNHLLYSQHLFKNNKNRTLIQAFELFKIRSHIENYNKLNYITIFWKYVSNKKSNLFTHSHNKIFL